The proteins below are encoded in one region of Bacteroides uniformis:
- a CDS encoding nucleotide pyrophosphohydrolase, with amino-acid sequence MTLEEAQKQVDSWIKEYGVRYFSELTNMAILTEEVGELARVMARKYGDQSFKKGEKDNLDDEMADVLWVLLCLANQTGVNLTDAFCRNFEKKTRRDQTRHINNPKLKDHGEE; translated from the coding sequence ATGACGTTAGAAGAAGCACAGAAACAAGTGGATTCCTGGATAAAGGAATACGGAGTGCGCTATTTCAGCGAACTCACCAATATGGCGATACTGACCGAAGAAGTGGGCGAACTTGCCCGCGTCATGGCACGCAAGTATGGCGACCAATCCTTCAAGAAAGGAGAAAAAGACAATCTCGACGATGAGATGGCAGATGTTCTTTGGGTACTTCTCTGCCTTGCGAACCAGACCGGAGTGAACCTGACAGACGCCTTCTGCCGCAACTTCGAGAAGAAAACCAGACGTGACCAGACAAGACATATCAATAACCCTAAATTGAAAGACCATGGAGAAGAATGA
- the uvrC gene encoding excinuclease ABC subunit UvrC, which produces MEELRTNDYLKGIVSNLPESPGIYQYLNTEGTIIYVGKAKNLKRRVSSYFNREHEPGKTRVLVSKIADIRYIVVNTEEDALLLENNLIKKYKPRYNVLLKDDKTYPSICVQNEYFPRVFRTRKIIRNGSSYYGPYSHIPSMYALLDLIKHLYPLRTCHLNLSPENIRARKFNVCLEYHIKNCAGPCIGKQSQEEYLKNIAEIKEILKGNTQEIERMLFQQMQELAAEMKFEEAQKIKKKYLLLENYRAKSEVVSNVLHNIDVFSIEEDSDEKSAFVNYLHITNGAINQAFTFEYKKRLNESKEELLSLGIIEMRERYKSLSREIIVPFELDMELKDVVFTIPQRGDKKKLLELSILNVKQYKADRLKQAEKLNPEQRTVRLLKEIQQELHLDRLPMQIECFDNSNIQGSDPVAGCVVFVKGKPSKKDYRKYNIKTVEGPDDYASMKEVVKRRYQRAIEEKAPLPDLLITDGGKGQMSAVKEVIDELGLNIPIAGLAKDGKHRTSELLYGYPPQTIGLKQNTPLFRLLTQIQDEVHRFAITFHRDKRSKRQIASALDEIKGIGEKTKSALLKEFKSVKRIREASAEELAAVVGEAKAKIIQTYFSEK; this is translated from the coding sequence ATGGAAGAACTCAGAACTAACGACTACCTCAAAGGGATTGTATCCAACCTTCCCGAAAGTCCCGGTATTTACCAATATCTGAATACCGAAGGGACTATTATATATGTAGGAAAGGCAAAGAATCTGAAGCGAAGAGTGTCTTCCTACTTCAACCGGGAGCACGAACCGGGAAAGACGAGGGTGCTGGTCAGCAAGATTGCAGATATCCGATATATCGTGGTGAATACGGAAGAAGACGCGCTATTGCTGGAAAACAATCTTATCAAGAAATACAAGCCTCGCTACAACGTACTGTTGAAAGACGACAAGACGTATCCCAGCATCTGCGTGCAGAACGAATACTTTCCACGTGTATTCAGAACCCGGAAGATAATCCGTAACGGTTCCTCCTATTATGGCCCTTACAGCCATATACCTTCCATGTACGCATTACTCGACCTCATCAAGCATCTGTACCCTTTGCGTACATGCCACCTGAACCTCTCTCCGGAAAACATACGTGCCAGAAAGTTCAATGTTTGCCTGGAATACCACATCAAGAACTGTGCAGGACCTTGCATCGGGAAGCAAAGCCAGGAAGAGTATCTGAAAAACATCGCTGAAATCAAGGAAATACTCAAAGGGAATACCCAGGAGATAGAACGGATGCTTTTCCAGCAAATGCAGGAACTGGCAGCCGAAATGAAGTTTGAAGAAGCACAGAAGATAAAGAAGAAATACCTGCTGCTGGAAAACTACCGGGCGAAATCGGAAGTGGTAAGCAACGTGCTGCACAATATCGACGTGTTCTCCATCGAGGAAGACAGCGATGAAAAGTCCGCTTTCGTCAACTACCTACACATTACGAACGGTGCCATCAACCAGGCTTTCACCTTTGAATACAAGAAACGATTGAATGAGAGCAAAGAAGAACTGCTCTCTCTCGGCATCATCGAAATGCGGGAAAGATACAAGAGCCTTTCTCGTGAAATCATCGTGCCTTTTGAACTGGATATGGAGCTGAAAGATGTCGTCTTTACCATCCCGCAACGGGGAGACAAAAAGAAACTGCTGGAACTCTCCATCCTCAATGTGAAGCAGTACAAAGCCGACCGCCTGAAGCAAGCCGAAAAGCTGAATCCGGAGCAACGGACCGTGCGCCTGCTGAAAGAGATACAGCAAGAGCTACACCTGGACCGCCTGCCCATGCAGATAGAATGTTTCGACAACTCCAACATCCAGGGTTCCGACCCCGTGGCCGGGTGCGTGGTCTTCGTCAAGGGGAAACCTTCCAAGAAGGATTACCGCAAGTACAATATCAAGACCGTAGAGGGACCGGATGACTATGCCTCCATGAAAGAGGTCGTAAAACGGCGCTATCAGCGCGCTATAGAAGAGAAAGCACCCCTGCCCGACCTTCTTATCACCGACGGTGGAAAAGGGCAAATGAGCGCCGTAAAAGAGGTGATAGACGAGCTTGGCCTGAACATCCCCATCGCCGGACTTGCCAAAGATGGCAAACATCGCACTTCCGAGCTATTGTATGGCTACCCTCCCCAGACCATCGGATTGAAACAGAACACCCCCCTCTTCCGACTGCTGACGCAGATTCAAGATGAAGTGCACCGCTTCGCCATTACCTTCCACCGCGACAAGCGCAGCAAACGGCAGATTGCCTCCGCACTGGACGAGATAAAAGGTATCGGTGAAAAGACGAAAAGCGCGTTGCTCAAGGAGTTCAAAAGCGTGAAGCGTATCCGCGAAGCATCTGCCGAGGAGCTTGCCGCCGTGGTGGGAGAAGCGAAAGCCAAAATCATCCAGACCTATTTCTCAGAGAAATAA
- the mnmG gene encoding tRNA uridine-5-carboxymethylaminomethyl(34) synthesis enzyme MnmG, whose protein sequence is MEFKYDVIVIGAGHAGCEAAAAAANLGSKTCLITMDMNKIGQMSCNPAVGGIAKGQIVREIDALGGYMGLVTDQTAIQFRILNRSKGPAMWSPRAQCDRNKFIWAWREILENIPNLHIWQDTVQEILVENGEITGVVTLWGVTFHAKCVVLTAGTFLNGLMHVGRTMLPGGRMAEPASYQLTESIAKHGITFGRMKTGTPVRIDGRSVHYEDMEIQDGECDFHKFSFMDTHVRHLKQLPCWTCFTNEEAHRILQEGLPDSPLFNGQIQSIGPRYCPSIETKIVTFPDKPQHQLFLEPEGETTQELYLNGFSSSLPMNIQIAALKKIPAFRDLVIYRPGYAIEYDFFDPTQLKHTLETKNIKNLFFAGQVNGTTGYEEAAGQGIMAGINAHINCHGGEPFTLARDEAYIGVLIDDLVTKGVDEPYRMFTSRAEYRILLRMDDADMRLTEKAWKLGLAKEERYKLLTEKREAVNRIIDFARNYSMKPALINPVLEQLGTTPLRQGCKLIDLINRPQITIENIAEHVSAFKRELDKISDRKEEIVEAAEILIKYEGYIGRERIIADKLARLESIKIKGKFDYNSIQSLSTEARQKLMKIDPETIAQASRIPGVSPSDINVLLVLCGR, encoded by the coding sequence ATGGAGTTTAAGTATGACGTTATTGTAATCGGCGCCGGACACGCAGGATGCGAAGCCGCTGCCGCTGCTGCAAACCTGGGTTCGAAGACTTGTCTTATCACAATGGATATGAACAAAATCGGACAGATGAGTTGTAACCCGGCAGTGGGAGGCATCGCCAAAGGACAGATAGTACGCGAAATAGACGCCTTGGGAGGATATATGGGATTGGTGACAGACCAGACAGCCATACAGTTCCGTATACTGAACCGTTCCAAAGGTCCCGCTATGTGGAGTCCGCGCGCGCAGTGCGACCGCAACAAATTCATCTGGGCATGGAGAGAGATACTGGAAAATATCCCCAACCTGCATATCTGGCAGGATACCGTGCAGGAAATCCTCGTTGAAAACGGTGAGATTACGGGAGTAGTCACATTATGGGGAGTAACGTTCCATGCCAAATGTGTAGTACTCACCGCAGGAACTTTCCTCAATGGACTGATGCACGTGGGACGTACCATGCTTCCAGGTGGACGTATGGCAGAACCTGCATCCTACCAATTAACCGAATCCATCGCAAAGCATGGCATCACCTTTGGACGCATGAAGACGGGAACCCCCGTACGCATAGATGGACGCAGCGTGCATTATGAGGATATGGAAATCCAAGACGGAGAATGTGACTTCCACAAGTTCTCGTTCATGGACACTCATGTACGCCATTTGAAACAGCTCCCTTGCTGGACCTGCTTCACCAACGAAGAAGCACACCGCATCCTGCAGGAAGGTCTGCCGGATTCTCCCCTTTTCAACGGACAAATCCAAAGTATCGGCCCACGTTATTGCCCCAGTATAGAAACCAAGATTGTGACTTTCCCCGACAAACCGCAGCACCAGCTTTTCCTGGAGCCCGAAGGGGAAACAACCCAAGAGCTCTACTTGAATGGATTCTCTTCTTCATTGCCCATGAACATCCAGATTGCAGCATTGAAAAAGATACCGGCGTTCAGAGACCTCGTCATCTACCGCCCGGGCTATGCCATCGAATACGACTTCTTTGACCCCACCCAACTGAAACATACGCTGGAAACGAAGAATATAAAGAATCTGTTCTTTGCCGGACAAGTAAACGGAACAACCGGTTACGAGGAAGCAGCTGGACAAGGAATCATGGCAGGTATCAACGCCCACATCAATTGCCACGGTGGAGAACCGTTCACCCTTGCAAGGGATGAAGCATATATCGGCGTTTTAATCGATGACTTGGTAACAAAAGGTGTGGACGAGCCTTACCGTATGTTTACTTCCCGTGCCGAATATCGCATCCTGCTCCGTATGGATGATGCGGACATGCGACTCACGGAAAAAGCCTGGAAGCTGGGACTCGCCAAGGAAGAGCGGTACAAGCTGCTGACAGAAAAACGTGAAGCCGTGAACCGGATTATAGACTTCGCGCGGAATTACTCGATGAAACCGGCATTAATCAATCCGGTATTGGAGCAGCTCGGCACAACTCCACTGCGCCAAGGATGCAAATTGATAGATTTGATAAACCGTCCGCAGATAACGATTGAGAACATTGCCGAACACGTCAGTGCCTTTAAACGAGAACTGGATAAAATATCCGATAGAAAGGAAGAAATTGTAGAAGCTGCAGAAATACTCATCAAGTACGAGGGATACATCGGACGCGAACGGATTATTGCGGATAAATTGGCAAGATTGGAAAGCATCAAGATAAAAGGTAAGTTTGACTATAATTCCATTCAATCCCTTTCTACCGAAGCTAGACAGAAGCTGATGAAGATAGATCCGGAAACAATAGCCCAAGCGAGTCGGATTCCGGGAGTATCTCCAAGCGACATCAACGTGCTACTGGTACTTTGCGGACGATAG
- a CDS encoding SusC/RagA family TonB-linked outer membrane protein — translation MRKKFFLLIIVCLVMGAGVMAQTSTVSGTVFAEDNNEPIIGASVLVKGTTLGAVTDIEGKFTILNVPGTAKTVIVSFVGMQKVEAAIKPAMKVVLKSDSELLDEVMVVAYGTAKKSSYAGSASLVKADALKDIPTTSFENALNGKVAGLQLTNNSGQAGSAPAIRIRGIGSMNAGNEPLYVVDGVPVSSGNTGQMSGELYSTNNIMNTLNPEDIESISVLKDAAASSLYGSRAANGVILITTKKGQIGKPVVTLKAEVGFTPCWATDNYETASVQENVNMLYTVFHDARTSGKGETDEKAAAYAIGQLNSRFNKHGYQFTTNGTGAYENVNILEYDNSGRGGKYYDWDKAYFRTAIYQTYDMSVSGATQNTNYYTSLSYTQDEGRLKMNSFDRVSGRLNLTQKVGKFLELTTNASLARTKKSGYNDTRNTGSNYFMQTRNLLWGLYWPTDYKTGELWTERYGSYAYNGLYYDKEWENGSTSTKIMAAETLTLHLMPGLDLRSIYSYDNTTVKDHIYYSANHYKGSADNGNVNEYRTTYEKMVTSTTANYTGTFDKHTVGTMVGFEAEKNKTDYVRATGSNLAVSTIHTVSTAGTQTSAGYSWGNSMVSVLSKLDYNYDERYFISGSYRRDGSSRLSKQERWGNFWSVAGAWNIMREGFMSKYSFLSNLRIRASYGINGTLPSDNYGYMSLMSYTSKYMGNPGGTITTVTNDKLSWETSYNTNVGIDFGFFGQRLRGTVEYFNRDSKNLLQDVPISMVTGFSSTLRNVGCINNHGVEVELSGDIIDSKGWLWSAGVNATFLRSEVKELYGGADIIWYDPTSSDSRAQYVYREGQSTLAFYGYEWAGVDKTNGKNVYYVNDPKNGKAGDFEYNGRGATYDYNNANYTIIGNAVPKVYGGINTSVSYKGIALSLGFTYKIGGDLYDGAYMDVADDGYYWERIRAKSYYNNLWTPDHTNGTEPRIEGVDLDDPQQYSSRHLFNASYLRLKNLSLAYTLPKAMTRKAFIENARLFFTASNLWTIAKYKEADPEVSEYGTRGWETPIGKTFVVGVELKF, via the coding sequence ATGAGAAAGAAATTCTTCTTGTTAATCATTGTCTGCCTGGTTATGGGGGCAGGAGTGATGGCTCAGACGTCTACGGTCTCGGGAACAGTATTTGCCGAGGACAACAATGAGCCGATTATTGGGGCATCGGTATTGGTGAAGGGTACAACGCTGGGGGCCGTGACCGATATCGAAGGTAAATTTACAATCTTGAATGTGCCGGGCACGGCAAAGACAGTGATTGTCTCTTTTGTAGGTATGCAGAAAGTAGAAGCTGCCATAAAGCCTGCTATGAAGGTGGTGCTGAAATCGGATTCGGAACTGCTGGATGAAGTGATGGTGGTGGCTTACGGCACGGCCAAAAAGAGCAGCTATGCAGGTTCGGCTTCTTTAGTGAAAGCGGATGCGCTGAAAGACATTCCGACGACCAGCTTTGAAAACGCGTTGAACGGTAAAGTGGCGGGCTTGCAACTGACGAATAATTCCGGCCAGGCGGGTTCCGCACCGGCCATCCGCATCCGTGGCATAGGTTCTATGAATGCCGGGAATGAACCGTTGTATGTAGTGGACGGTGTTCCGGTCTCTTCGGGCAATACGGGGCAGATGAGCGGTGAGCTCTATTCTACCAACAACATCATGAATACGTTGAACCCGGAAGACATCGAATCTATTTCTGTATTGAAAGATGCGGCGGCCAGCTCGCTTTATGGGTCGCGTGCGGCAAACGGCGTCATTCTGATTACTACCAAAAAAGGACAGATTGGCAAGCCGGTGGTGACGCTGAAAGCCGAAGTGGGCTTCACGCCCTGCTGGGCAACGGACAACTATGAAACGGCCAGCGTACAGGAGAATGTGAATATGCTCTACACCGTATTTCACGATGCCCGTACAAGCGGTAAGGGCGAAACGGACGAAAAGGCGGCAGCCTATGCCATAGGCCAGTTGAACAGCCGTTTCAACAAACATGGCTACCAATTTACCACAAATGGTACGGGAGCTTACGAGAACGTCAATATCCTTGAGTACGACAACTCCGGGCGTGGAGGCAAATACTACGATTGGGACAAGGCATATTTCCGTACCGCCATTTATCAGACCTACGATATGTCCGTCAGTGGTGCTACGCAGAATACCAACTATTACACTTCCCTTTCCTATACCCAGGACGAAGGACGTTTGAAGATGAACAGCTTCGACCGTGTTTCCGGTCGCCTGAACCTCACCCAGAAGGTGGGGAAATTCCTTGAACTGACCACTAATGCCAGCCTGGCGCGTACCAAGAAAAGCGGTTATAATGATACACGCAACACGGGCAGCAATTACTTCATGCAGACCCGTAACTTGCTGTGGGGACTCTACTGGCCCACTGATTACAAGACCGGCGAGCTCTGGACCGAACGTTACGGTAGCTACGCCTACAATGGACTTTATTATGACAAAGAGTGGGAGAACGGTTCTACCAGTACCAAAATCATGGCTGCGGAGACGCTCACCCTGCATCTGATGCCGGGCCTGGACCTTCGTTCTATCTACTCTTACGACAATACTACTGTAAAAGACCATATCTATTACAGTGCCAATCACTATAAAGGCTCGGCAGACAATGGGAATGTCAACGAATACCGTACTACATACGAGAAGATGGTTACCTCCACTACCGCCAATTATACCGGCACCTTCGACAAACACACAGTTGGCACCATGGTGGGTTTCGAAGCGGAGAAGAACAAGACAGACTATGTGCGTGCCACAGGAAGCAATCTTGCGGTCAGCACCATTCATACAGTTTCTACTGCCGGAACGCAGACTTCTGCCGGATATTCCTGGGGAAACTCGATGGTGTCCGTGCTCTCCAAGTTGGATTATAATTACGATGAACGCTACTTCATTTCCGGTTCTTACCGCCGCGACGGTTCTTCCCGGCTCAGCAAGCAGGAACGTTGGGGAAACTTCTGGTCAGTGGCAGGAGCGTGGAACATCATGCGCGAGGGTTTTATGAGCAAATATTCTTTCCTGAGCAACCTGCGTATACGTGCCTCTTATGGTATTAACGGTACGCTGCCTTCGGACAATTACGGCTATATGAGCTTGATGAGCTATACCAGTAAGTACATGGGTAACCCGGGCGGTACAATCACTACCGTCACCAATGACAAGCTGTCTTGGGAGACGAGCTACAACACGAATGTGGGTATCGACTTCGGCTTCTTCGGCCAGCGTCTGCGCGGTACGGTGGAATACTTCAACCGTGATTCGAAGAACCTGCTCCAGGATGTTCCCATTTCGATGGTTACGGGATTTTCCTCTACGTTGCGGAACGTAGGATGCATCAACAACCATGGGGTAGAGGTGGAGTTGAGTGGTGACATCATTGATAGTAAAGGATGGTTATGGAGTGCCGGTGTCAACGCAACCTTCCTCCGTTCTGAGGTGAAAGAGTTGTATGGCGGTGCGGACATTATCTGGTACGACCCCACCAGTAGCGACAGCCGTGCGCAATATGTATACCGGGAAGGTCAGTCCACGCTGGCTTTCTATGGATACGAATGGGCAGGTGTGGACAAGACCAACGGCAAGAACGTCTACTATGTAAATGACCCCAAGAATGGCAAGGCCGGAGATTTTGAGTATAACGGACGCGGAGCTACTTATGACTATAACAATGCCAACTACACCATCATCGGCAATGCCGTTCCCAAAGTGTATGGGGGCATCAATACCTCGGTCTCCTACAAAGGCATAGCCCTTTCGTTGGGCTTTACCTATAAGATAGGAGGAGACTTGTACGATGGAGCCTACATGGATGTGGCCGACGACGGTTATTATTGGGAGCGTATCCGTGCTAAAAGCTACTACAACAACCTTTGGACGCCAGACCATACGAACGGTACAGAGCCCCGTATTGAAGGTGTAGACCTCGATGACCCGCAACAATACAGCAGCCGCCACTTGTTCAATGCCAGTTATCTGCGCTTGAAGAATCTCTCATTGGCCTATACGCTGCCCAAAGCCATGACCCGCAAGGCTTTCATCGAGAATGCCCGCCTTTTCTTCACTGCCAGCAACCTTTGGACAATAGCCAAATACAAGGAGGCAGACCCCGAAGTGAGCGAATACGGCACACGTGGTTGGGAAACCCCTATCGGAAAAACGTTTGTCGTTGGCGTTGAATTGAAATTTTAA
- the dtd gene encoding D-aminoacyl-tRNA deacylase, producing the protein MRVVIQRAGHASVTINGTCKASIGKGLMILVGIEESDGKEDIDWLCKKIVNLRIFDDENGVMNKSILEADGEILVISQFTLHASTKKGNRPSYIRAARPEISVPLYEQFCRELSLALGKEIGTGEFGADMKVELMNDGPVTICIDTKNKE; encoded by the coding sequence ATGAGAGTAGTGATACAACGTGCCGGACACGCTTCCGTCACCATCAACGGAACCTGCAAAGCCTCCATTGGAAAGGGCCTCATGATACTCGTAGGCATCGAAGAATCCGATGGAAAAGAAGATATTGACTGGCTTTGCAAGAAGATAGTCAATCTGCGCATTTTCGATGACGAAAACGGCGTAATGAACAAATCCATTCTTGAAGCAGACGGCGAGATACTGGTTATCAGCCAGTTCACCCTCCACGCCTCCACCAAGAAAGGCAACCGTCCCTCCTACATACGGGCAGCACGGCCGGAAATATCCGTCCCGCTGTACGAACAATTCTGCCGGGAACTGAGTTTAGCATTAGGTAAAGAAATAGGTACCGGCGAATTTGGTGCCGATATGAAAGTAGAACTGATGAACGATGGCCCCGTGACCATCTGTATAGATACAAAAAACAAGGAATAA
- a CDS encoding adenine phosphoribosyltransferase, which translates to MSKETLTKSIREIPDFPIPGILFYDVTTLFKEPTALQELSDTLYEMYKDKGITKVVGIESRGFIMGPILATRLGAGFVPIRKPGKLPAETIEESYDKEYGKDTVQMHKDAINEDDVVLLHDDLLATGGTMEAACKLVKQMNPKKVYVNFIIELKELHGKDVFGDDVEVEAVLSL; encoded by the coding sequence ATGAGCAAAGAAACTCTTACCAAAAGCATCCGAGAAATACCCGACTTCCCCATTCCGGGAATTCTATTCTACGATGTAACTACCTTGTTCAAGGAGCCTACCGCCTTGCAGGAACTCTCGGACACACTATACGAGATGTATAAAGACAAAGGCATCACCAAAGTAGTGGGTATAGAATCAAGAGGATTCATTATGGGCCCCATTCTCGCCACCAGACTGGGGGCAGGCTTCGTACCTATCCGCAAGCCGGGAAAGCTTCCTGCAGAAACCATTGAAGAAAGCTATGATAAAGAATATGGCAAAGACACCGTGCAGATGCACAAGGATGCCATCAATGAAGACGATGTAGTATTGCTACACGACGACTTGCTGGCAACCGGTGGAACAATGGAAGCCGCCTGCAAACTGGTGAAACAGATGAACCCCAAGAAAGTGTATGTAAACTTCATCATCGAGCTGAAAGAGCTTCATGGCAAGGATGTGTTTGGAGATGATGTGGAAGTGGAGGCTGTGCTGTCGCTTTAG